The sequence below is a genomic window from Gossypium hirsutum isolate 1008001.06 chromosome A11, Gossypium_hirsutum_v2.1, whole genome shotgun sequence.
taaGTTTTTGTATCCTCTCTAGTTTTGTGTTCGAATCTCGACGTGCATTAGTAAATATTTTTGCTTATTGTCGGAATTTTGACCGGTGGTTTTAACcattaaaaaaaagtaacattctttccttttctttcttctttttttttcttctttctttcttctttttttgtttgatttcatcttttccttttcttaaaattttcctGGTTCGTTCCTTCTCATTTGTTGTTGTTAAATCCTTGTAGTATATTCAGGTAAGTACGTTCGTCGTATTGCTGATTGAAAGTTAATTGTGTAAATCTTGTTGTGAATTTCTTAAAAATGTCGGGTTAATCTGTTGAAATGACTTCGTTCTTGTTAAGTCGAATTCTTGTGATTAAACGACTTTTGGCTTCTTTATTTTAGGCGTAGGTGTCAGAGGTAACGTTTCCTGATAGATTATTTGAGTGGTTGCTGCTAATTCATTGGTAAGTATTGGTTTTCTTGGAAGTTTATGTTGAGGTTTTTGACATAGTTCGATAAGggttaaattgtatgaattaCGTTGTGGTAGTCGTTTCATTGGTTTTCAATTGGTTAATTTAGGGTTCGAGATTCCACTGCATTTTTTCTACGTCAAAACTACTTTAGGTGCATACTAAAAGCCCAACTTTCTACAAACTTCGAATGTTGGAAAACATGGTTGTCAACACCACACGGCAGTGTGGaaggccgtgtgactcactgtTTGTCACTATGGAccacacgggccaaggacacgggcttgtgtcctGGCCGTGTGACATTATTTGTACATTAGAACCATACGAGCAATTGACACAgacgtgtgtcaggccgtgtgagacacattggcaatcacacagtcgtgtgctaGGGCATGTGGACTAGTGTTCTAAATTTTTCGTTAGGGTCGTAAATGTTGTTTCCAACGAACGTAGGGCTATCGTAGGGTTTGTATGGTCCGATTTGGGTTATAAAATCCACTGGTTGATAATCTGTTTCTGtatatattgttattatgtaCATAACAATAATATTGTAGACAAGCGAGTAAAAGTACGTTGTTTTAATTGGGTATGATCTGAATCTTTTACCTCGCATACTTATATTTGCATCTGTTAGTTTACATCAGCATCGAGATTGGGATTTTATAAAGAAGGAAGTGTGACAAATTAATTATATGTCGAATCTAGTGGAGATTTATCGCATTCTGATCTAACAGTTATGCTGCGAGTATTCTGAAATGTAACATATAGTCACTAAGTAGTGTGTAAGGATTGATAGGTACTTGATGCCCTATACGGTGTGTTGGGATAAGTGGAAATGGTGTGTACCGGATAAGAAATTTGTGTCTCAATCTGATTTATTATGCATCTGAATCTGATATATTCTGCATTTGTATCTAACATGCATGTAACTATACTCGACttactttgttttgttttgtatttGATCCTGAGTACCGAATGATGTACgagaaatgaaattataattgcAGCTTACTAATCATTATTAAATGTAAGTTACACACACTAGGTTGGAAACTCACTtagttgttttatagatttcagGTGACCACAAACCTAGGCGGGTTGGCGTGACAGGAGCTTGGTCATCTCTTTACTTCTTATTTAATGTTTATCTGGATTTAAACTGTTATATGTGTTTCGGGTTTCAAACTATGAATTAGACTCCATATTAACTTAATTATATATGATCATGTTTGTCAAACTTTAAAtagttaaaaagttaaaaagtaggtttttctaaaataatgtGATGTTCTCCAGACTTGGTCTTAACTAGActagtatgaggtgttacatattaattaaaaataattaaaacataaaaaactttaaacaacataaaataaaaattacaaatgtatTAAGGAGAGGAATTGAACCTGGGATTCCAagatcaattcattattatttaaccatttaactaaaaatactaatatatgaaatttattaattaaaaatagtaaaaagcttaaaacaacatgaaataaaatatacctAAAACCACTAATATTTAACCATCtcacaaaaaaattaactatattagaaaagtaaaaaaattgcGACTAAAAAGGCACGCACTTTCACACACTCtccaaaaaaaacttattttcttaaaagttaaaaaaaaagccAACCTATTTAaccaattaacttttttttttcgacatatttaactaatttaactagtatttttatatctttatatatatatataatacacatacaaaaaaattttgatcttatttaagatcattttaccatttcaacttATACTTCTTCATTTGCTTTTATAAAGATATTTGtcatatgattttatttttcactCAATGTTCCATAGTCTAGTTTTTAATTATGTGACTAAATCCATGTTGTTCCGTCACATTAGTATATAACGTGAAAAACAAAATTAGGTAATAAATAtagttataaaaattttatataaatatcaaatgaggcttttctttaaaaaaacacaaaaataaatgaagtttttgttaaataataaaatataagtgttgaaaattataaaaactacGGTATTAGAATACCCTAAAAAAATActataaaataaaagtattttataaGAAAAACAGCTTGAAAAGaggtttttaatataaaaatttttacataaaaaaggaatgaatcattttttatttattcaaaaaaacaggcattcataatttacatgaaaaatagataagatacaaccaaaattaataaatataaatcatataaaaggttaaaaaaaattgtaagatcaattttattttatgctaaaaataacaattattatGATGATGTAATAAAAATCTGttcaaaatatttatagcttCGTAGGGTGTTGTTACTGTTGTAGTTACATCCCAATTCAAAGGATTGAgtgcaaaattttcaaaagaatagAGAACCTAACTAAACAAATACATAGTTTGTTTCTGTGAGAAAAATGTGTAACCATCAGACCAGACCAGACCACACTATTTGCTCTCTTAAACTTCGGCAGCATATCACCAAAATGAGAACACAAACAAAAGTAGTAATAAAGATTTGAAGCCTCACATTATTCACTATTTCCACTTGAAATCAACTTCAATCTACCTTTCTCTGCTCGTTTTACACCCTTCTgccaaaaacattaaaattgtAACAACGCAAAGCTGAAGTCAATCAAATTCCATCCACTGAGCTAACAAATGGAAACAGCATCACATAAACAACTTTactatttctttaatttaattcattcaattggTTTCTAACTGTAATTTTTCGCACCTACCTTTAAATTTTGAATGATATTTTACCTCTGAATCATTATAGGTAACAAAGTTTTCTACTATAAGACTGTTCGTTGAGACATTGAAGGGTGTAAAAGTTTAGTCATGAGCAGTCAATACCATCCAACCATGATCACATAATGACTATATAACCTATTGGATAAACAGGTTGTGTATTCTACAGTATCCCCATGGTTCATCAAATTAAAGTGAAAACAACAGGAAGAATAACTGAAAGAATGACAAAAACTAATTGGTTAGATGTGCTTCCTTAAGTAAAACAGTGAAATCCCAAACagataaataaaatcaaatgacACTTCGGCTAATTCAATTAAAGGATATCTCAGAGTAAAAGTAACCCCATTATCACGACATTCCAATTGAGACAATCATTAAAAGACAGGAAAACAGAAATTATCATGAGACTAAACATGCTGCAACAGTGCTCCAAGTACAAGAGCATATAACATGGTTATGTTATTCAGTATAGATCCCAGCATGAAGAGGAAGTCAACAATATCAAATCACTGGAACTCGTAGAACACCAATAAATAAGGGGAGAAGAAATCCATAGTAAGAAAAGAGAGTTTGCCTCAGCTCATTGTTCATTTGTTTCCTTACAAACACACTACATACAGCAAACAAAGGGTGTTTACAGCTGCAAATTCATGTCAAATTCAGATATACTGCAACTGACAAAGAGGTTGAGAGGCACAAACCTACCTATTTCAAGTAGAAACTTTACCAAGCTCTGATGTCAATCAATTGACCTAATCCCTTATTCAATTTGGCCATATGTACCAAAGAATTccataatataaaaactttaacCATCAAACCTTAAGTTTCCATCCCCTTGCATGTTCTGAAATATACCAAAGTCCTTGCACCACCTTGACAAATGCCACTTAATTGGAtccagggatttaaatagcggtccgttaccgaaatagcggccgttatatagtGGTAACGGCACCGTCCGAAACCGTTACTGCCGAAACCCGCTATACCCGCAATACACAATAAGTAAtgtaaaattcacgaccgcgataactgcaatgaccgcaatagcatccgttatgtccgcaaccgcgataaacgcaatgcgaccgaaaacgcgaccgcgaccgcaatttaaatccctgattGGACCTCAAACTCTAGAAGGGAAAAATCATCCAGATTAAGATTATCTTTAGCTTTGGCAGAACTAAGAACTGATTTCCCACCAAAAGAGGCAGACAGGTTGCTAGCAATCGTCAAGGACTAGTCTCTAGTGTgaattacaaaaaaagaaaacttgATATTTCTTAATCCATAAAAGAATCGATAAAGCTAGAAGAACAACTTAGCTAGAATGGCATACCATGAAAACAATGACTATAGAAGATTAGCAACAAAATTTTATAGCTCCTGCTAGGGTGCTATGTGTATCCAACTTCTAGATCCCACCCACTTAATGCAAATTCCCCAAAAGGAAGATGAAGTTTCATAAAAGGATCAAGAGCAGAAATTATACTTGAATGAAATGTAAACTACGTATAAAACCCCAGAAGCAATTAAAGAAAAAGCTAGTTGCTTTTGTTCATCTACATGTAAAAAGTTTACTGAACAATCGCACGTTAAGCAAAGCATGTGTTTAATCAAATGCTGAAATGCAAGAATTATTCTAGATCACACGAAGATAAGCATAACTAACAATGAGAAGAAACCTAAATACTCACCGTTGGTTGGACTGGAAGAGGATCAAGATCCACGGAGCGTATGGACATCTTAGCGATCTCACTAACTGCATCCTCTCTAACCCCAGGCACATCACTGGTCAACTCCTCGTAGGCAGCCTCAAATGCCTCTTGCCAAAACCTAGGTAATCTAATCCGACGGCTGTTAGTGTACACATCCCACATGTGCTTCACCACCTTCTCTCTCTCCTCCATTTCCTAACCGAAaatgaaacaagaaaaagaaaataattgagTAGCGAGAAGTGAGAACAGAACTTCAGGCAAAAGcagaattagaaaaagaaaaaaaaagaaaaggagaaaatttgtgGGGAACATACGAGAACGTCTAGATCGTCGTGAATATGGCTATCAAAATCATCTGAAAAACGGTTGAGGTTACCGGCTGACCACCGCAGAGTAACGGTGCCGGTGAACATCGACCAGAATGCCAATAACAAAATCGCCGCTAAAGCCCAGAACTTGTAACGACCTTTACCAAATAAACTCGAATCTGAGCTTTCCTTCTTCACATTCGCTAACGCCGTTGTTGTCGTTGCAGTTGTCGTCGGCAGAGTATCGtcattcttcatttctttttttcttcttgcgTTCTTTGTTTAGTAGAAATGGTGTGGACTTGTATTTGGAAGGAAACCGACAAAGGGAACTGATCTTTGATTTGCCGTTTTAATTTTGATCCATTTGCCGTTTTGAGAGAAAAGGACTGAATTAGTAATTGTATGTAAATGTCAGTCTATGCGGGCCACCACACTTGATTAATTTGTGGACGATATTGACCGTTGATGTGAATCTGATAATAGATTTGACGGTTTTGCCAGTGTTCTTgtcaatttcattttcatataacCCACCGACTCCACACGGCGCCGTCTCTCACTTTGAGATCGCATTTCTTTTTAAGGACAAATTCTTCTACTAGTCCTTATACTATGAGTAAGTTGCAGATCTAATCCTTATACTCTTCTTAATCTTTGTCTTTCTGGAATATTGAAATTGATATTTCAATCCTAATCCAATTGGTAACAGCTAGGTTAGATTCTGCTATTAGTTACTTACTATGCTAAAATTGtgaatttagtctctaattttcaatttaatcatttttaatttttatacttttcaaattttgaaattttcatttttaacttaaatagtacccgttaaattcattaattaaaatgatattatgcatataataatatatttactgcattaaattttaaaaataacataaattaatttaataaatttaaagtttagttaaaattgaaattttaaaatttacgaaATTATTTGTAAGAATTTGAGTTAGCGGGAGGTAAAAAAAAAGATTGGAGGTTTAGAATTAACTTTTTTTagtacaaatattaatttttaaatcatgttgaacaattaaacttttatttttcattaacgaaataaaataaaataaaataaaacaacaataatATTCTAAGAGGCAATTAAGGGAGAAATCTATCCCAACCCAACAGACTAATGCTAGAGACATTGAAATTATTAGTGGCAAAATACAAAACCAAAATAGcttaaagaaaagaaggaaaatcaTTCCAACCTAGAACGAAATGCTGATGATAGTGAGCTGCTCTATTAGCACGGAAGGATATTAGTTGAAATTGAGATTTCAAACGTAAATAGTCGTGAACAATGGTGCCAAACTAGGAGATGTCTTGCTTCAGTTTAGTACTAGCATGGACAGCCTCCTGGCAATCGATTCATGCAGCCAAGACAAAGCCTCTCTTATCGACATGATTTTAATAAGTTTCTGTTCCATCCCGACCCCCAACGATCCAGACAAGCCTTTGACAAAATGGCCAGAGGGGTCACAAACAAGAATCCCAAAGCCCCATCCACATTGCATTTCATCCAACCTTCCGGTGGTCTTTCCCAGCCATTTGAAGTACCTGCAGCTGTTTGAAACTTTCCCAAGCATCGTTCCAATCCTGCAAATAACCATCAGAAAAAGAAC
It includes:
- the LOC107896341 gene encoding uncharacterized protein isoform X2 gives rise to the protein MKNDDTLPTTTATTTTALANVKKESSDSSLFGKGRYKFWALAAILLLAFWSMFTGTVTLRWSAGNLNRFSDDFDSHIHDDLDVLEMEEREKVVKHMWDVYTNSRRIRLPRFWQEAFEAAYEELTSDVPGVREDAVSEIAKMSIRSVDLDPLPVQPTSLRSNPIKWHLSRWCKDFGIFQNMQGDGNLRFDG
- the LOC107896341 gene encoding uncharacterized protein isoform X5, with translation MKNDDTLPTTTATTTTALANVKKESSDSSLFGKGRYKFWALAAILLLAFWSMFTGTVTLRWSAGNLNRFSDDFDSHIHDDLDVLEMEEREKVVKHMWDVYTNSRRIRLPRFWQEAFEAAYEELTSDVPGVREDAVSEIAKMSIRSVDLDPLPVQPTRLVLDDC
- the LOC107896341 gene encoding uncharacterized protein isoform X3, translated to MKNDDTLPTTTATTTTALANVKKESSDSSLFGKGRYKFWALAAILLLAFWSMFTGTVTLRWSAGNLNRFSDDFDSHIHDDLDVLEMEEREKVVKHMWDVYTNSRRIRLPRFWQEAFEAAYEELTSDVPGVREDAVSEIAKMSIRSVDLDPLPVQPTKGVKRAEKGRLKLISSGNSE
- the LOC107896341 gene encoding uncharacterized protein isoform X1, with translation MKNDDTLPTTTATTTTALANVKKESSDSSLFGKGRYKFWALAAILLLAFWSMFTGTVTLRWSAGNLNRFSDDFDSHIHDDLDVLEMEEREKVVKHMWDVYTNSRRIRLPRFWQEAFEAAYEELTSDVPGVREDAVSEIAKMSIRSVDLDPLPVQPTSLRSNQGFKLRSRSRFRSHCVYRGCGHNGCYCGHCSYRGREFYITYCVLRV
- the LOC121209883 gene encoding uncharacterized protein, yielding MLAAKPDGSCSPSFFPMNSSPLTFWIGTMLGKVSNSCRYFKWLGKTTGRLDEMQCGWGFGILVCDPSGHFVKGLSGSLGVGMEQKLIKIMSIREALSWLHESIARRLSMLVLN
- the LOC107896341 gene encoding uncharacterized protein isoform X4, which translates into the protein MKNDDTLPTTTATTTTALANVKKESSDSSLFGKGRYKFWALAAILLLAFWSMFTGTVTLRWSAGNLNRFSDDFDSHIHDDLDVLEMEEREKVVKHMWDVYTNSRRIRLPRFWQEAFEAAYEELTSDVPGVREDAVSEIAKMSIRSVDLDPLPVQPTGVKRAEKGRLKLISSGNSE